A window from Onychostoma macrolepis isolate SWU-2019 chromosome 07, ASM1243209v1, whole genome shotgun sequence encodes these proteins:
- the LOC131543883 gene encoding uncharacterized protein LOC131543883, translated as MAGRPSRLSVREVIEMVCLPDGALSDTESTADDEIDDPDFDPEAYESDSSLDDDEPLAATARANPNHLDVEIHNIHADSDTDVPDDDEPQPGPAPVNKEFSWRQRKPSAADIDCSFQGPAFSPPPNEIPSPKWYFDQFMDKSVFEHISYQSNLYAVMTNCPELKTTPSEMEQFVGLHILMTIHEVRDEGRASNDPPLPTRERPLQRFAKSHPGEDGMSDGTANETIRILGSQQMEKRKWKEKETDKQTTQEKVTRRDE; from the exons ATGGCAGGCCGACCAAGTCGTCTTTCAGTCAGGGAAGTCATTGAGATGGTTTGCCTTCCTGATGGGGCTTTATCTGACACAGAATCCACTGCAGATGATGAAATTGACGATCCAGATTTTGATCCTGAAGCATACGAGTCTGACTCCAGCCTTGATGATGATGAGCCACTGGCAGCAACAGCAAGAGCTAATCCCAACCACCTTGATGTTGAAATTCATAACATACATGCAGACAGTGACACTGACGTCCCAGATGACGATGAACCTCAGCCAGGCCCAGCTCCAGTCAACAAAGAGTTTTCTTGGAGGCAGAGGAAACCCTCAGCAGCTGACATAGACTGTTCATTCCAAGGACCTGCGTTCTCACCTCCACCAAATGAAATACCAAGTCCAAAGTGGTATTTTGATCAGTTCATGGACAAATCCGTGTTTGAACATATTTCGTACCAATCTAACCTGTATGCAGTTATGACGAATTGCCCAGAACTGAAAACAACCCCTTCTGAAATGGAGCAATTCGTTGGTTTACACATCTTGATGACCATA CATGAAGTGAGGGATGAAGGGCGTGCTAGTAACGACCCTCCCTTGCCAACGAGGGAAAGACCATTGCAACGATTCGCAAAGAGTCACCCTGGTGAAGATGGAATGAGTGATGGGACAGCTAACGAGACGATCAGAATACTTGGGAgccaacaaatggaaaagaggAAGTGGAAAGAGAAGGAAACAGACAAGCAGACAACTCAGGAGAAAGTGACGAGGAGAGACGAGTGA